A genomic stretch from Lathyrus oleraceus cultivar Zhongwan6 chromosome 2, CAAS_Psat_ZW6_1.0, whole genome shotgun sequence includes:
- the LOC127119831 gene encoding protein ENHANCED DISEASE RESISTANCE 2 isoform X3, which translates to MTSKVVYEGWMVRYGRRKIGRSFIHMRYFVLESRLLAYYKRKPQDNQVPIKTLLIDGNCRVEDRGLKTHHGHMVYVLSVYNKKEKNQRVMMAAFNIQEALVWKEKIEYVIDQHQGAQPSNGNKYISFEYKSGMDNGKTASSSDRESQFSAQEDEDEPSSNLLRRTTIGNGPPESIFDWTREIDSDLSNQNANNQVFSRKHWRLLECQNGLRTFEELLEVDYLPRSYSRAMKAVGVVEASCEEIFELVMSMDGTRFEWDCSFQEGRLVEEVDGHTAILYHRLQLDWFPMFVWPRDLCYVRYWRRNDDGSYVVLFRSREHYNCGPQPGCVRAHIESGGYNISPLKPRNGRPRTQVQHLMQIDLKGWGVSYIPSFQLHCLRQLLNSVAGLREWFAQSDERNAPPRIPVMVNMFSTSASKKSQKTNDISVNSTSLDQNAAHRNSALLDEYSDEDEDFQIAEPEQEAFSIGRESDVRKTEALDEESGDEIDLSSFSGNLRRDDRDNARDCWKISDGNDFRVRSKNFCYDKSKVPAGKHLLDLVAVDWFKDSKRMDHVARRHGCAAQVASEKGFFSIIINLQVPASSHYSMVFYFVTKELVPGTLLQRFVDGDDEFRNSRLKLIPSVPKGSWIVRQSVGSTPCLLGKAVDCNYIRGPKYLEIDVDIGSSTVANGVLGLVIGVITTLVVDMAFLVQANSSDELPERLIGAVRVSHLELKSAIVPKLDPDPL; encoded by the exons ATGACGTCGAAGGTCGTGTATGAAGGGTGGATGGTGAGGTATGGCCGGAGAAAAATTGGGCGATCGTTCATTCACATGAGGTACTTTGTGTTGGAATCGCGGTTACTTGCTTATTACAAGAGAAAACCGCAGGATAATCAG GTTCCTATTAAGACACTGCTAATTGATGGCAACTGTAGAGTGGAGGATAGAGGCTTGAAGACCCATCATGGACAT ATGGTATATGTTTTGTCTGTTTACAACAAGAAAGAAAAGAACCAGCGGGTTATG ATGGCTGCTTTTAACATCCAAGAGGCCCTAGTTTGGAAGGAAAAAATCGAGTATGTAATTGATCAG CATCAGGGGGCACAACCATCAAATGGTAACAAATATATTTCTTTTGAATACAAATCTGGGATGGACAATGGGAAGACGGCTTCTTCCTCTGACCGTGAAAGCCA GTTTAGTGCTCAGGAGGATGAAGATGAGCCTTCTTCAAATTTGTTAAGGAGGACAACGATTGGAAATG GGCCTCCGGAATCAATTTTTGACTGGACACGAGAGATAGATTCAGATTTGTCAAATCAGAATGCCAATAACCAAGTTTTCTCAAGGAAGCATTGGCGTCTGTTGGAATGCCAAAATG GACTTCGAACATTTGAAGAACTTCTTGAAGTTGATTACCTT CCAAGGAGCTATAGTAGAGCGATGAAGGCAGTGGGTGTTGTGGAGGCTTCTTGTGAAGAAATTTTTGAGCTTGTGATGAGCATGGACGGGACACGGTTTGA ATGGGATTGCAGTTTCCAGGAAGGTAGATTAGTTGAGGAGGTGGATGGGCATACAGCAATTCTTTATCACCGACTTCAGTTGGACTGGTTCCCAAT GTTTGTGTGGCCCCGTGATCTTTGTTATGTACGATACTGGCGTCGAAATGATGACGGAAGTTATG TTGTTTTATTTCGCTCTAGAGAACACTACAACTGTGGTCCACAACCAGGGTGTGTCCGGGCACATATTGAGA GTGGAGGATATAACATCTCCCCCTTAAAGCCTAGGAATGGGAGGCCCAGGACACAAGTTCAGCATCTTATGCAGATTGATCTGAAGGGTTGGGGTGTGAGTTATATACCGTCTTTCCAGCTGCATTGTCTACGCCAACTATTAAATAGCGTAGCTG GTTTACGCGAATGGTTTGCCCAGTCAGATGAAAGGAACGCTCCTCCAAGAATTCCTGTCATGGTTAATATGTTCTCAACATCTGCTTCAAAGAAGAGTCAGAAAACAAATGATATTTCTGTTAATTCTACTTCTCTTGATCAAAATGCTGCACACAGAAACTCTGCTCTACTAGATGAATATTCCGATGAAGATGAGGATTTTCAAATAGCAGAACCAGAGCAAGAG GCGTTCTCAATTGGCCGTGAGAGTGATGTTAGAAAAACAG AAGCCTTGGATGAAGAGTCCGGTGATGAGATCGACTTATCTTCCTTTTCTGGTAATTTACGCCGTGATGATCGTGATAATGCTCGGGATTGCTGGAAGATATCAGATGGAAATGACTTTAGAGTCAGAAGCAAGAATTTTTGCTATGACAAGTCAAAG GTTCCTGCAGGAAAACATCTGCTGGATCTTGTTGCTGTTGACTGGTTTAAGGACTCAAAAAGAATGGACCACGTGGCTAGACGTCATGGTTGTGCAGCACAG GTTGCTTCTGAAAAGGGATTTTTCTCCATTATCATTAATCTTCAG GTGCCAGCTTCATCACATTACAGTATGGTATTTTATTTTGTGACCAAGGAGTTAGTTCCTGGAACACTCTTGCAACGCTTTGTTGATGGTGATGATGAATTCCGAAACAGCAGGTTGAAGCTCATCCCATCAGTCCCAAAG GGTTCATGGATTGTACGCCAAAGTGTTGGGAGCACTCCTTGTTTACTGGGAAAGGCAGTTGATTGCAACTATATTCGTGGTCCGAAGTATTTAGAA ATTGATGTTGATATCGGTTCTTCTACTGTTGCTAATGGAGTTTTGGGGTTGGTTATTGGCGTGATTACAACACTGGTGGTTGATATGGCTTTTCTTGTACAG GCAAATAGTTCTGATGAGTTGCCCGAGAGACTTATTGGAGCTGTTCGAGTTTCTCATTTAGAGCTGAAATCTGCCATAGTCCCCAAATTGGATCCAGATCCATTATGA
- the LOC127119831 gene encoding protein ENHANCED DISEASE RESISTANCE 2 isoform X1 — MTSKVVYEGWMVRYGRRKIGRSFIHMRYFVLESRLLAYYKRKPQDNQVPIKTLLIDGNCRVEDRGLKTHHGHMVYVLSVYNKKEKNQRVMQMAAFNIQEALVWKEKIEYVIDQHQGAQPSNGNKYISFEYKSGMDNGKTASSSDRESQFSAQEDEDEPSSNLLRRTTIGNGPPESIFDWTREIDSDLSNQNANNQVFSRKHWRLLECQNGLRTFEELLEVDYLPRSYSRAMKAVGVVEASCEEIFELVMSMDGTRFEWDCSFQEGRLVEEVDGHTAILYHRLQLDWFPMFVWPRDLCYVRYWRRNDDGSYVVLFRSREHYNCGPQPGCVRAHIESGGYNISPLKPRNGRPRTQVQHLMQIDLKGWGVSYIPSFQLHCLRQLLNSVAGLREWFAQSDERNAPPRIPVMVNMFSTSASKKSQKTNDISVNSTSLDQNAAHRNSALLDEYSDEDEDFQIAEPEQEAFSIGRESDVRKTEALDEESGDEIDLSSFSGNLRRDDRDNARDCWKISDGNDFRVRSKNFCYDKSKVPAGKHLLDLVAVDWFKDSKRMDHVARRHGCAAQVASEKGFFSIIINLQVPASSHYSMVFYFVTKELVPGTLLQRFVDGDDEFRNSRLKLIPSVPKGSWIVRQSVGSTPCLLGKAVDCNYIRGPKYLEIDVDIGSSTVANGVLGLVIGVITTLVVDMAFLVQANSSDELPERLIGAVRVSHLELKSAIVPKLDPDPL, encoded by the exons ATGACGTCGAAGGTCGTGTATGAAGGGTGGATGGTGAGGTATGGCCGGAGAAAAATTGGGCGATCGTTCATTCACATGAGGTACTTTGTGTTGGAATCGCGGTTACTTGCTTATTACAAGAGAAAACCGCAGGATAATCAG GTTCCTATTAAGACACTGCTAATTGATGGCAACTGTAGAGTGGAGGATAGAGGCTTGAAGACCCATCATGGACAT ATGGTATATGTTTTGTCTGTTTACAACAAGAAAGAAAAGAACCAGCGGGTTATG CAGATGGCTGCTTTTAACATCCAAGAGGCCCTAGTTTGGAAGGAAAAAATCGAGTATGTAATTGATCAG CATCAGGGGGCACAACCATCAAATGGTAACAAATATATTTCTTTTGAATACAAATCTGGGATGGACAATGGGAAGACGGCTTCTTCCTCTGACCGTGAAAGCCA GTTTAGTGCTCAGGAGGATGAAGATGAGCCTTCTTCAAATTTGTTAAGGAGGACAACGATTGGAAATG GGCCTCCGGAATCAATTTTTGACTGGACACGAGAGATAGATTCAGATTTGTCAAATCAGAATGCCAATAACCAAGTTTTCTCAAGGAAGCATTGGCGTCTGTTGGAATGCCAAAATG GACTTCGAACATTTGAAGAACTTCTTGAAGTTGATTACCTT CCAAGGAGCTATAGTAGAGCGATGAAGGCAGTGGGTGTTGTGGAGGCTTCTTGTGAAGAAATTTTTGAGCTTGTGATGAGCATGGACGGGACACGGTTTGA ATGGGATTGCAGTTTCCAGGAAGGTAGATTAGTTGAGGAGGTGGATGGGCATACAGCAATTCTTTATCACCGACTTCAGTTGGACTGGTTCCCAAT GTTTGTGTGGCCCCGTGATCTTTGTTATGTACGATACTGGCGTCGAAATGATGACGGAAGTTATG TTGTTTTATTTCGCTCTAGAGAACACTACAACTGTGGTCCACAACCAGGGTGTGTCCGGGCACATATTGAGA GTGGAGGATATAACATCTCCCCCTTAAAGCCTAGGAATGGGAGGCCCAGGACACAAGTTCAGCATCTTATGCAGATTGATCTGAAGGGTTGGGGTGTGAGTTATATACCGTCTTTCCAGCTGCATTGTCTACGCCAACTATTAAATAGCGTAGCTG GTTTACGCGAATGGTTTGCCCAGTCAGATGAAAGGAACGCTCCTCCAAGAATTCCTGTCATGGTTAATATGTTCTCAACATCTGCTTCAAAGAAGAGTCAGAAAACAAATGATATTTCTGTTAATTCTACTTCTCTTGATCAAAATGCTGCACACAGAAACTCTGCTCTACTAGATGAATATTCCGATGAAGATGAGGATTTTCAAATAGCAGAACCAGAGCAAGAG GCGTTCTCAATTGGCCGTGAGAGTGATGTTAGAAAAACAG AAGCCTTGGATGAAGAGTCCGGTGATGAGATCGACTTATCTTCCTTTTCTGGTAATTTACGCCGTGATGATCGTGATAATGCTCGGGATTGCTGGAAGATATCAGATGGAAATGACTTTAGAGTCAGAAGCAAGAATTTTTGCTATGACAAGTCAAAG GTTCCTGCAGGAAAACATCTGCTGGATCTTGTTGCTGTTGACTGGTTTAAGGACTCAAAAAGAATGGACCACGTGGCTAGACGTCATGGTTGTGCAGCACAG GTTGCTTCTGAAAAGGGATTTTTCTCCATTATCATTAATCTTCAG GTGCCAGCTTCATCACATTACAGTATGGTATTTTATTTTGTGACCAAGGAGTTAGTTCCTGGAACACTCTTGCAACGCTTTGTTGATGGTGATGATGAATTCCGAAACAGCAGGTTGAAGCTCATCCCATCAGTCCCAAAG GGTTCATGGATTGTACGCCAAAGTGTTGGGAGCACTCCTTGTTTACTGGGAAAGGCAGTTGATTGCAACTATATTCGTGGTCCGAAGTATTTAGAA ATTGATGTTGATATCGGTTCTTCTACTGTTGCTAATGGAGTTTTGGGGTTGGTTATTGGCGTGATTACAACACTGGTGGTTGATATGGCTTTTCTTGTACAG GCAAATAGTTCTGATGAGTTGCCCGAGAGACTTATTGGAGCTGTTCGAGTTTCTCATTTAGAGCTGAAATCTGCCATAGTCCCCAAATTGGATCCAGATCCATTATGA
- the LOC127119831 gene encoding protein ENHANCED DISEASE RESISTANCE 2 isoform X4 gives MTSKVVYEGWMVRYGRRKIGRSFIHMRYFVLESRLLAYYKRKPQDNQVPIKTLLIDGNCRVEDRGLKTHHGHMVYVLSVYNKKEKNQRVMMAAFNIQEALVWKEKIEYVIDQHQGAQPSNGNKYISFEYKSGMDNGKTASSSDRESQFSAQEDEDEPSSNLLRRTTIGNGPPESIFDWTREIDSDLSNQNANNQVFSRKHWRLLECQNGLRTFEELLEVDYLPRSYSRAMKAVGVVEASCEEIFELVMSMDGTRFEWDCSFQEGRLVEEVDGHTAILYHRLQLDWFPMFVWPRDLCYVRYWRRNDDGSYVVLFRSREHYNCGPQPGCVRAHIESGGYNISPLKPRNGRPRTQVQHLMQIDLKGWGVSYIPSFQLHCLRQLLNSVAGLREWFAQSDERNAPPRIPVMVNMFSTSASKKSQKTNDISVNSTSLDQNAAHRNSALLDEYSDEDEDFQIAEPEQEAFSIGRESDVRKTALDEESGDEIDLSSFSGNLRRDDRDNARDCWKISDGNDFRVRSKNFCYDKSKVPAGKHLLDLVAVDWFKDSKRMDHVARRHGCAAQVASEKGFFSIIINLQVPASSHYSMVFYFVTKELVPGTLLQRFVDGDDEFRNSRLKLIPSVPKGSWIVRQSVGSTPCLLGKAVDCNYIRGPKYLEIDVDIGSSTVANGVLGLVIGVITTLVVDMAFLVQANSSDELPERLIGAVRVSHLELKSAIVPKLDPDPL, from the exons ATGACGTCGAAGGTCGTGTATGAAGGGTGGATGGTGAGGTATGGCCGGAGAAAAATTGGGCGATCGTTCATTCACATGAGGTACTTTGTGTTGGAATCGCGGTTACTTGCTTATTACAAGAGAAAACCGCAGGATAATCAG GTTCCTATTAAGACACTGCTAATTGATGGCAACTGTAGAGTGGAGGATAGAGGCTTGAAGACCCATCATGGACAT ATGGTATATGTTTTGTCTGTTTACAACAAGAAAGAAAAGAACCAGCGGGTTATG ATGGCTGCTTTTAACATCCAAGAGGCCCTAGTTTGGAAGGAAAAAATCGAGTATGTAATTGATCAG CATCAGGGGGCACAACCATCAAATGGTAACAAATATATTTCTTTTGAATACAAATCTGGGATGGACAATGGGAAGACGGCTTCTTCCTCTGACCGTGAAAGCCA GTTTAGTGCTCAGGAGGATGAAGATGAGCCTTCTTCAAATTTGTTAAGGAGGACAACGATTGGAAATG GGCCTCCGGAATCAATTTTTGACTGGACACGAGAGATAGATTCAGATTTGTCAAATCAGAATGCCAATAACCAAGTTTTCTCAAGGAAGCATTGGCGTCTGTTGGAATGCCAAAATG GACTTCGAACATTTGAAGAACTTCTTGAAGTTGATTACCTT CCAAGGAGCTATAGTAGAGCGATGAAGGCAGTGGGTGTTGTGGAGGCTTCTTGTGAAGAAATTTTTGAGCTTGTGATGAGCATGGACGGGACACGGTTTGA ATGGGATTGCAGTTTCCAGGAAGGTAGATTAGTTGAGGAGGTGGATGGGCATACAGCAATTCTTTATCACCGACTTCAGTTGGACTGGTTCCCAAT GTTTGTGTGGCCCCGTGATCTTTGTTATGTACGATACTGGCGTCGAAATGATGACGGAAGTTATG TTGTTTTATTTCGCTCTAGAGAACACTACAACTGTGGTCCACAACCAGGGTGTGTCCGGGCACATATTGAGA GTGGAGGATATAACATCTCCCCCTTAAAGCCTAGGAATGGGAGGCCCAGGACACAAGTTCAGCATCTTATGCAGATTGATCTGAAGGGTTGGGGTGTGAGTTATATACCGTCTTTCCAGCTGCATTGTCTACGCCAACTATTAAATAGCGTAGCTG GTTTACGCGAATGGTTTGCCCAGTCAGATGAAAGGAACGCTCCTCCAAGAATTCCTGTCATGGTTAATATGTTCTCAACATCTGCTTCAAAGAAGAGTCAGAAAACAAATGATATTTCTGTTAATTCTACTTCTCTTGATCAAAATGCTGCACACAGAAACTCTGCTCTACTAGATGAATATTCCGATGAAGATGAGGATTTTCAAATAGCAGAACCAGAGCAAGAG GCGTTCTCAATTGGCCGTGAGAGTGATGTTAGAAAAACAG CCTTGGATGAAGAGTCCGGTGATGAGATCGACTTATCTTCCTTTTCTGGTAATTTACGCCGTGATGATCGTGATAATGCTCGGGATTGCTGGAAGATATCAGATGGAAATGACTTTAGAGTCAGAAGCAAGAATTTTTGCTATGACAAGTCAAAG GTTCCTGCAGGAAAACATCTGCTGGATCTTGTTGCTGTTGACTGGTTTAAGGACTCAAAAAGAATGGACCACGTGGCTAGACGTCATGGTTGTGCAGCACAG GTTGCTTCTGAAAAGGGATTTTTCTCCATTATCATTAATCTTCAG GTGCCAGCTTCATCACATTACAGTATGGTATTTTATTTTGTGACCAAGGAGTTAGTTCCTGGAACACTCTTGCAACGCTTTGTTGATGGTGATGATGAATTCCGAAACAGCAGGTTGAAGCTCATCCCATCAGTCCCAAAG GGTTCATGGATTGTACGCCAAAGTGTTGGGAGCACTCCTTGTTTACTGGGAAAGGCAGTTGATTGCAACTATATTCGTGGTCCGAAGTATTTAGAA ATTGATGTTGATATCGGTTCTTCTACTGTTGCTAATGGAGTTTTGGGGTTGGTTATTGGCGTGATTACAACACTGGTGGTTGATATGGCTTTTCTTGTACAG GCAAATAGTTCTGATGAGTTGCCCGAGAGACTTATTGGAGCTGTTCGAGTTTCTCATTTAGAGCTGAAATCTGCCATAGTCCCCAAATTGGATCCAGATCCATTATGA
- the LOC127119831 gene encoding protein ENHANCED DISEASE RESISTANCE 2 isoform X2 yields MTSKVVYEGWMVRYGRRKIGRSFIHMRYFVLESRLLAYYKRKPQDNQVPIKTLLIDGNCRVEDRGLKTHHGHMVYVLSVYNKKEKNQRVMQMAAFNIQEALVWKEKIEYVIDQHQGAQPSNGNKYISFEYKSGMDNGKTASSSDRESQFSAQEDEDEPSSNLLRRTTIGNGPPESIFDWTREIDSDLSNQNANNQVFSRKHWRLLECQNGLRTFEELLEVDYLPRSYSRAMKAVGVVEASCEEIFELVMSMDGTRFEWDCSFQEGRLVEEVDGHTAILYHRLQLDWFPMFVWPRDLCYVRYWRRNDDGSYVVLFRSREHYNCGPQPGCVRAHIESGGYNISPLKPRNGRPRTQVQHLMQIDLKGWGVSYIPSFQLHCLRQLLNSVAGLREWFAQSDERNAPPRIPVMVNMFSTSASKKSQKTNDISVNSTSLDQNAAHRNSALLDEYSDEDEDFQIAEPEQEAFSIGRESDVRKTALDEESGDEIDLSSFSGNLRRDDRDNARDCWKISDGNDFRVRSKNFCYDKSKVPAGKHLLDLVAVDWFKDSKRMDHVARRHGCAAQVASEKGFFSIIINLQVPASSHYSMVFYFVTKELVPGTLLQRFVDGDDEFRNSRLKLIPSVPKGSWIVRQSVGSTPCLLGKAVDCNYIRGPKYLEIDVDIGSSTVANGVLGLVIGVITTLVVDMAFLVQANSSDELPERLIGAVRVSHLELKSAIVPKLDPDPL; encoded by the exons ATGACGTCGAAGGTCGTGTATGAAGGGTGGATGGTGAGGTATGGCCGGAGAAAAATTGGGCGATCGTTCATTCACATGAGGTACTTTGTGTTGGAATCGCGGTTACTTGCTTATTACAAGAGAAAACCGCAGGATAATCAG GTTCCTATTAAGACACTGCTAATTGATGGCAACTGTAGAGTGGAGGATAGAGGCTTGAAGACCCATCATGGACAT ATGGTATATGTTTTGTCTGTTTACAACAAGAAAGAAAAGAACCAGCGGGTTATG CAGATGGCTGCTTTTAACATCCAAGAGGCCCTAGTTTGGAAGGAAAAAATCGAGTATGTAATTGATCAG CATCAGGGGGCACAACCATCAAATGGTAACAAATATATTTCTTTTGAATACAAATCTGGGATGGACAATGGGAAGACGGCTTCTTCCTCTGACCGTGAAAGCCA GTTTAGTGCTCAGGAGGATGAAGATGAGCCTTCTTCAAATTTGTTAAGGAGGACAACGATTGGAAATG GGCCTCCGGAATCAATTTTTGACTGGACACGAGAGATAGATTCAGATTTGTCAAATCAGAATGCCAATAACCAAGTTTTCTCAAGGAAGCATTGGCGTCTGTTGGAATGCCAAAATG GACTTCGAACATTTGAAGAACTTCTTGAAGTTGATTACCTT CCAAGGAGCTATAGTAGAGCGATGAAGGCAGTGGGTGTTGTGGAGGCTTCTTGTGAAGAAATTTTTGAGCTTGTGATGAGCATGGACGGGACACGGTTTGA ATGGGATTGCAGTTTCCAGGAAGGTAGATTAGTTGAGGAGGTGGATGGGCATACAGCAATTCTTTATCACCGACTTCAGTTGGACTGGTTCCCAAT GTTTGTGTGGCCCCGTGATCTTTGTTATGTACGATACTGGCGTCGAAATGATGACGGAAGTTATG TTGTTTTATTTCGCTCTAGAGAACACTACAACTGTGGTCCACAACCAGGGTGTGTCCGGGCACATATTGAGA GTGGAGGATATAACATCTCCCCCTTAAAGCCTAGGAATGGGAGGCCCAGGACACAAGTTCAGCATCTTATGCAGATTGATCTGAAGGGTTGGGGTGTGAGTTATATACCGTCTTTCCAGCTGCATTGTCTACGCCAACTATTAAATAGCGTAGCTG GTTTACGCGAATGGTTTGCCCAGTCAGATGAAAGGAACGCTCCTCCAAGAATTCCTGTCATGGTTAATATGTTCTCAACATCTGCTTCAAAGAAGAGTCAGAAAACAAATGATATTTCTGTTAATTCTACTTCTCTTGATCAAAATGCTGCACACAGAAACTCTGCTCTACTAGATGAATATTCCGATGAAGATGAGGATTTTCAAATAGCAGAACCAGAGCAAGAG GCGTTCTCAATTGGCCGTGAGAGTGATGTTAGAAAAACAG CCTTGGATGAAGAGTCCGGTGATGAGATCGACTTATCTTCCTTTTCTGGTAATTTACGCCGTGATGATCGTGATAATGCTCGGGATTGCTGGAAGATATCAGATGGAAATGACTTTAGAGTCAGAAGCAAGAATTTTTGCTATGACAAGTCAAAG GTTCCTGCAGGAAAACATCTGCTGGATCTTGTTGCTGTTGACTGGTTTAAGGACTCAAAAAGAATGGACCACGTGGCTAGACGTCATGGTTGTGCAGCACAG GTTGCTTCTGAAAAGGGATTTTTCTCCATTATCATTAATCTTCAG GTGCCAGCTTCATCACATTACAGTATGGTATTTTATTTTGTGACCAAGGAGTTAGTTCCTGGAACACTCTTGCAACGCTTTGTTGATGGTGATGATGAATTCCGAAACAGCAGGTTGAAGCTCATCCCATCAGTCCCAAAG GGTTCATGGATTGTACGCCAAAGTGTTGGGAGCACTCCTTGTTTACTGGGAAAGGCAGTTGATTGCAACTATATTCGTGGTCCGAAGTATTTAGAA ATTGATGTTGATATCGGTTCTTCTACTGTTGCTAATGGAGTTTTGGGGTTGGTTATTGGCGTGATTACAACACTGGTGGTTGATATGGCTTTTCTTGTACAG GCAAATAGTTCTGATGAGTTGCCCGAGAGACTTATTGGAGCTGTTCGAGTTTCTCATTTAGAGCTGAAATCTGCCATAGTCCCCAAATTGGATCCAGATCCATTATGA
- the LOC127119831 gene encoding protein ENHANCED DISEASE RESISTANCE 2 isoform X6, with product MVYVLSVYNKKEKNQRVMMAAFNIQEALVWKEKIEYVIDQHQGAQPSNGNKYISFEYKSGMDNGKTASSSDRESQFSAQEDEDEPSSNLLRRTTIGNGPPESIFDWTREIDSDLSNQNANNQVFSRKHWRLLECQNGLRTFEELLEVDYLPRSYSRAMKAVGVVEASCEEIFELVMSMDGTRFEWDCSFQEGRLVEEVDGHTAILYHRLQLDWFPMFVWPRDLCYVRYWRRNDDGSYVVLFRSREHYNCGPQPGCVRAHIESGGYNISPLKPRNGRPRTQVQHLMQIDLKGWGVSYIPSFQLHCLRQLLNSVAGLREWFAQSDERNAPPRIPVMVNMFSTSASKKSQKTNDISVNSTSLDQNAAHRNSALLDEYSDEDEDFQIAEPEQEAFSIGRESDVRKTEALDEESGDEIDLSSFSGNLRRDDRDNARDCWKISDGNDFRVRSKNFCYDKSKVPAGKHLLDLVAVDWFKDSKRMDHVARRHGCAAQVASEKGFFSIIINLQVPASSHYSMVFYFVTKELVPGTLLQRFVDGDDEFRNSRLKLIPSVPKGSWIVRQSVGSTPCLLGKAVDCNYIRGPKYLEIDVDIGSSTVANGVLGLVIGVITTLVVDMAFLVQANSSDELPERLIGAVRVSHLELKSAIVPKLDPDPL from the exons ATGGTATATGTTTTGTCTGTTTACAACAAGAAAGAAAAGAACCAGCGGGTTATG ATGGCTGCTTTTAACATCCAAGAGGCCCTAGTTTGGAAGGAAAAAATCGAGTATGTAATTGATCAG CATCAGGGGGCACAACCATCAAATGGTAACAAATATATTTCTTTTGAATACAAATCTGGGATGGACAATGGGAAGACGGCTTCTTCCTCTGACCGTGAAAGCCA GTTTAGTGCTCAGGAGGATGAAGATGAGCCTTCTTCAAATTTGTTAAGGAGGACAACGATTGGAAATG GGCCTCCGGAATCAATTTTTGACTGGACACGAGAGATAGATTCAGATTTGTCAAATCAGAATGCCAATAACCAAGTTTTCTCAAGGAAGCATTGGCGTCTGTTGGAATGCCAAAATG GACTTCGAACATTTGAAGAACTTCTTGAAGTTGATTACCTT CCAAGGAGCTATAGTAGAGCGATGAAGGCAGTGGGTGTTGTGGAGGCTTCTTGTGAAGAAATTTTTGAGCTTGTGATGAGCATGGACGGGACACGGTTTGA ATGGGATTGCAGTTTCCAGGAAGGTAGATTAGTTGAGGAGGTGGATGGGCATACAGCAATTCTTTATCACCGACTTCAGTTGGACTGGTTCCCAAT GTTTGTGTGGCCCCGTGATCTTTGTTATGTACGATACTGGCGTCGAAATGATGACGGAAGTTATG TTGTTTTATTTCGCTCTAGAGAACACTACAACTGTGGTCCACAACCAGGGTGTGTCCGGGCACATATTGAGA GTGGAGGATATAACATCTCCCCCTTAAAGCCTAGGAATGGGAGGCCCAGGACACAAGTTCAGCATCTTATGCAGATTGATCTGAAGGGTTGGGGTGTGAGTTATATACCGTCTTTCCAGCTGCATTGTCTACGCCAACTATTAAATAGCGTAGCTG GTTTACGCGAATGGTTTGCCCAGTCAGATGAAAGGAACGCTCCTCCAAGAATTCCTGTCATGGTTAATATGTTCTCAACATCTGCTTCAAAGAAGAGTCAGAAAACAAATGATATTTCTGTTAATTCTACTTCTCTTGATCAAAATGCTGCACACAGAAACTCTGCTCTACTAGATGAATATTCCGATGAAGATGAGGATTTTCAAATAGCAGAACCAGAGCAAGAG GCGTTCTCAATTGGCCGTGAGAGTGATGTTAGAAAAACAG AAGCCTTGGATGAAGAGTCCGGTGATGAGATCGACTTATCTTCCTTTTCTGGTAATTTACGCCGTGATGATCGTGATAATGCTCGGGATTGCTGGAAGATATCAGATGGAAATGACTTTAGAGTCAGAAGCAAGAATTTTTGCTATGACAAGTCAAAG GTTCCTGCAGGAAAACATCTGCTGGATCTTGTTGCTGTTGACTGGTTTAAGGACTCAAAAAGAATGGACCACGTGGCTAGACGTCATGGTTGTGCAGCACAG GTTGCTTCTGAAAAGGGATTTTTCTCCATTATCATTAATCTTCAG GTGCCAGCTTCATCACATTACAGTATGGTATTTTATTTTGTGACCAAGGAGTTAGTTCCTGGAACACTCTTGCAACGCTTTGTTGATGGTGATGATGAATTCCGAAACAGCAGGTTGAAGCTCATCCCATCAGTCCCAAAG GGTTCATGGATTGTACGCCAAAGTGTTGGGAGCACTCCTTGTTTACTGGGAAAGGCAGTTGATTGCAACTATATTCGTGGTCCGAAGTATTTAGAA ATTGATGTTGATATCGGTTCTTCTACTGTTGCTAATGGAGTTTTGGGGTTGGTTATTGGCGTGATTACAACACTGGTGGTTGATATGGCTTTTCTTGTACAG GCAAATAGTTCTGATGAGTTGCCCGAGAGACTTATTGGAGCTGTTCGAGTTTCTCATTTAGAGCTGAAATCTGCCATAGTCCCCAAATTGGATCCAGATCCATTATGA